The following are from one region of the Salvia splendens isolate huo1 chromosome 2, SspV2, whole genome shotgun sequence genome:
- the LOC121775637 gene encoding uncharacterized protein LOC121775637 has protein sequence MFKKIQKEIVEGNDRCRVLGFSSTEFVDTYKLRDNNRNSYSVTHDKSDDSYCCECKLFGRHGYLCSNIFFLFRNKELKKIPDKYCQSRWMKTPLAKAVHGEFYDSLPTRSVVDDWQTLSNQGISMFYSFLRRFEGDIEVVRAFVGGVEELGNSLQAGNPTTSASEKRRLIEEFYGMVLPEVVEVHPPDVVKTKGHASNSASCLISKIEKALKDASRPLRWCKACDEMGHHDSRNCPMLKEMAMEKELGKGKRPT, from the coding sequence ATGTTCAAGAAAATACAGAAAGAAATCGTTGAGGGTAATGACAGATGTCGCGTGCTAGGTTTTTCTTCGACAGAATTTGTTGACACCTATAAGCTTAGGGACAACAATCGCAATTCGTATTCAGTGACACATGATAAGAGTGATGATTCATACTGTTGCGAATGTAAACTCTTCGGTAGGCATGGATATTTGTGCAGTAATATCTTTTTTCTGTTCAGGAACAaggaattgaaaaaaataccaGATAAATACTGCCAAAGCAGATGGATGAAGACTCCGTTAGCCAAGGCTGTCCATGGGGAGTTTTATGATAGCCTTCCTACCAGGTCTGTTGTTGACGATTGGCAAACTTTGTCAAATCAAGGCATTTCGATGTTCTACAGTTTCCTCCGGCGATTTGAGGGGGACATTGAAGTGGTTCGGGCATTTGTAGGTGGAGTGGAAGAACTTGGTAATTCTCTTCAAGCTGGGAATCCTACAACGTCCGCATCTGAAAAAAGGCGACTGATTGAAGAGTTTTATGGTATGGTGCTGCCTGAAGTTGTTGAGGTCCATCCTCCAGATGTTGTCAAGACCAAGGGGCACGCAAGCAACTCAGCGAGCTGTCTGATTTCGAAGATAGAAAAGGCTCTAAAGGATGCTAGTAGGCCTCTTAGATGGTGTAAGGCATGTGATGAGATGGGCCATCATGACTCCAGAAATTGTCCAATGCTTAAAGAGATGGCGATGGAGAAAGAGTTGGGGAAGGGCAAGCGTCCGACTTGA
- the LOC121775620 gene encoding protein FAR1-RELATED SEQUENCE 5-like: MLRPFMIISVVPECSAELKPVVCQKFQSLDFAFAFYDVYARAVTTWYYVVCNREGQKKSNEDDQLNARSGFSMKHRRLSRRCGCKASISFKYFSERGHAGYIVQDFNEVHNHDMVESEHQHFMSINRPLDDVHQKFILDCSKANIGPTLTFKVLKETLGGFDLISCTVGDIRNVSRDIKAYVHGFDVQMVLDDMAKKKEMFESYTYHYEVNENNQLVALFWCDGLMKRNYHMFGDIVAFDSTYNTNRYCMIFTPFTGKDNHGRPVTFAAGLVCNEKTWAFGWLFRHFVECMGITPKMIVTDKTWA, from the exons ATGCTTCGACCGTTTATGATAATCAG CGTTGTGCCTGAATGTTCTGCGGAATTAAAGCCCGTTGTTTGTCAGAAGTTCCAATCATTAGATTTTGCATTCGCGTTTTATGATGTATATGCCCGCGCTGTTACAACGTGGTATTATGTcgtatgcaatagggaaggcCAGAAGAAGTCCAACGAGGATGACCAATTGAATGCACGTTCTGGTTTCTCAATGAAGCACCGACGGTTATCCAGGCGCTGTGGTTGTAAAGCGAGTATATCATTCAAGTACTTCTCTGAAAGAGGACATGCAGGATATATAGTACAGGATTTCAACGAGGTTCATAACCATGATATGGTTGAGTCAGAGCATCAGCATTTTATGTCCATTAATCGTCCTTTGGATGATGTTCATCAGAAATTTATACTTGATTGTTCAAAAGCGAATATTGGCCCCACACTTACATTTAAGGTGTTGAAGGAAACTCTCGGTGGGTTTGACCTTATCAGTTGTACGGTTGGTGATATTAGGAATGTTTCACGGGACATCAAAGCATACGTACATGGATTCGATGTGCAAATGGTGTTGGATGACATGGCTAAGAAGAAGGAAATGTTTGAGTCGTACACATATCACTACGAAGTTAATGAAAACAATCAGTTGGTTGCTCTGTTTTGGTGTGATGGCTTGATGAAGAGGAATTACCACATGTTTGGTGATATTGTAGCCTTTGACTCCACGTATAACACAAACAG GTATTGTATGATCTTCACTCCTTTCACGGGAAAGGACAATCATGGAAGACCTGTAACTTTTGCGGCTGGATTGGTGTGCAATGAGAAAACATGGGCATTTGGCTGGTTGTTCAGACATTTCGTTGAATGCATGGGCATAACACCGAAGATGATCGTGACAGATAAGACTTGGGCATGA